A window of the Dyadobacter pollutisoli genome harbors these coding sequences:
- a CDS encoding alpha/beta hydrolase encodes MNNSFVKPLPYHKLGYGPNILLAFHGIGQDGVSCFKSFETQLGQHYTIYAFDLFFHGRSRDFSFQVITKELWTELIRDFLRVHNITRFDIAGFSMGGRFALAVLEAFPSHIKNAFLIAPDGISEHPAYTLASRFAPTRFLFKWFMQHPETFFRSVNMLRKAGILNDSLVRFTGQVLNTQEKRETIYNSWVAFRQLSFDIPQVYAKAKENHVRIILFTGKFDKLLKEADVRELANILPPEDYIVLKSGHSQLVAQAGVWICTLFK; translated from the coding sequence ATGAATAATTCTTTTGTAAAACCCCTTCCCTACCATAAACTCGGCTACGGCCCGAACATTCTTCTTGCTTTTCACGGAATTGGCCAGGATGGCGTTAGCTGTTTCAAGTCATTTGAAACACAACTCGGGCAGCATTACACCATTTACGCCTTCGATTTATTCTTTCATGGACGAAGCCGCGACTTCTCATTTCAGGTTATTACCAAAGAGCTTTGGACTGAGCTGATACGTGACTTTTTAAGAGTTCACAACATCACTCGTTTTGACATTGCCGGATTCAGCATGGGTGGCAGATTTGCACTTGCAGTACTGGAAGCATTCCCTTCTCACATCAAAAATGCTTTCCTGATTGCTCCCGATGGGATTTCCGAGCATCCGGCTTATACATTAGCTTCCCGGTTTGCCCCCACCAGATTTTTGTTCAAATGGTTTATGCAGCATCCCGAAACCTTTTTCAGATCCGTTAATATGCTGCGAAAGGCCGGAATTTTAAATGATAGTTTGGTAAGGTTCACCGGACAGGTGCTAAACACGCAGGAAAAACGAGAAACGATCTATAATTCCTGGGTAGCATTCAGACAATTAAGTTTCGATATACCTCAGGTTTATGCCAAAGCCAAGGAAAACCACGTTCGCATCATTCTTTTTACAGGCAAATTCGACAAGCTGCTCAAAGAAGCAGACGTCAGGGAACTCGCAAACATTCTTCCGCCCGAAGACTATATTGTACTTAAAAGTGGCCATTCTCAGCTGGTAGCGCAGGCGGGTGTGTGGATTTGTACTTTATTTAAGTAA
- a CDS encoding type II toxin-antitoxin system RelE family toxin, which yields MNDVYQVVVTTSAQKEIRSLQKSDLKRVITAIGSLAIDPRSSGCKKLVASKNTYRIRIGNYRVLYFIEDSIRIVEISGVKHRREAYE from the coding sequence ATGAATGACGTTTATCAAGTAGTCGTTACAACATCAGCACAGAAAGAAATACGTAGTCTTCAAAAGTCTGATCTCAAAAGAGTGATAACTGCAATAGGATCGCTTGCCATTGACCCTCGGTCTTCCGGATGTAAAAAATTAGTAGCATCTAAAAACACTTACAGAATAAGAATTGGTAATTATCGCGTTCTTTATTTTATAGAGGACAGCATAAGAATTGTGGAAATTTCTGGCGTAAAACATCGCCGAGAAGCATATGAATAA